One window from the genome of Oryctolagus cuniculus chromosome 1, mOryCun1.1, whole genome shotgun sequence encodes:
- the TRIM32 gene encoding E3 ubiquitin-protein ligase TRIM32: MAAAAASHLNLDALREVLECPICMESFTEEQLRPKLLHCGHTICRQCLEKLLASSINGVRCPFCSKITRITSLTQLTDNLTVLKIIDTAGLSEAVGLLMCRACGRRLPRQFCRSCGLVLCEPCREADHQPPGHSTLPVKEAAEERRRDFGEKLTRLRELMEELQRRKVALEGVSKDLQARYKAVLQEYGHEERRVQDELARSRKFFTGSLAEVEKSNTQVVEEQSYLLNIAEVQAVSRCDYFLAKIKQADVALLEETADEEEPELTASLPRELTLQDVELLKVGHVGPLQIGQAVKKPRTVNMEDSWAMEAAASAASTSVTFREMDMSPEEVAASPRASPAKHRGPEATSNIQQCLFLKKMGAKGSTPGMFNLPVSLYVTSQGEVLVADRGNYRIQVFTRKGFLKEIRRSPSGIDGFVLSFLGADLPNLTPLSVAMNCHGLIGVTDSYDNSLKVYTLDGHCVACHRSQLSKPWGITALPSGQFVVTDVEGGKLWCFTVDRGAGVVKYSCLCSAVRPKFVTCDAEGTVYFTQGLGLNLENRQNEHHLEGGFSIGSVGPDGQLGRQISHFFSENEDFRCIAGMCVDARGDLIVADSSRKEILHFPKGGGFSVLIREGLTCPVGIALTPKGQLLVLDCWDHCIKIYSYHLRRYSTP, from the coding sequence ATGGCCGCAGCAGCAGCGTCTCACTTGAACCTGGATGCTCTCCGGGAAGTGCTGGAATGCCCCATTTGTATGGAGTCCTTCACGGAAGAGCAGCTGCGACCTAAGCTCCTGCACTGTGGTCATACCATCTGCCGCCAGtgcctggagaagctcctggccagtAGCATCAATGGTGTCCGCTGTCCCTTTTGCAGCAAGATTACCCGCATaaccagcctgacccagctcacAGACAACCTGACTGTGCTGAAGATCATCGACACAGCTGGACTCAGTGAGGCTGTAGGGCTGCTTATGTGCCGCGCTTGTGGGCGGCGGCTGCCCCGGCAGTTCTGCCGGAGCTGTGGCTTGGTGTTGTGTGAGCCCTGCCGGGAAGCAGACCACCAACCTCCTGGCCACAGTACACTTCCTGTCAAAGAGGCAGCTGAGGAGCGGCGTCGAGACTTTGGAGAGAAGTTAACCCGTCTGAGGGAGCTCATGGAAGAGCTGCAGCGGCGGAAAGTAGCCTTAGAAGGCGTGTCCAAGGACCTTCAAGCAAGATACAAAGCAGTTCTTCAGGAGTACGGGCATGAGGAGCGCAGGGTCCAGGATGAGCTGGCCCGTTCTCGGAAGTTTTTCACAGGCTCTTTGGCTGAAGTTGAGAAGTCCAATACTCAGGTTGTTGAGGAACAGAGTTACCTGCTTAACATTGCAGAGGTCCAGGCGGTGTCTCGCTGTGACTACTTCCTGGCCAAGATCAAGCAGGCAGATGTGGCCCTCCTGGAGGAGACAGCTGATGAGGAAGAGCCAGAGCTCACTGCCAGCTTGCCCCGGGAGCTCACCCTACAAGATGTGGAGCTCCTTAAGGTAGGTCATGTCGGCCCCCTCCAAATTGGGCAGGCAGTTAAAAAGCCCCGAACAGTTAACATGGAAGATTCCTGGGCCATGGAGGCTGCAGCTTCTGCTGCCTCTACTTCTGTTACATTTAGAGAGATGGACATGAGCCCTGAGGAAGTAGCTGCCAGCCCTAGGGCCTCACCTGCTAAACACCGAGGTCCTGAGGCCACTTCCAATATCCAGCAGTGCCTATTTCTCAAGAAGATGGGGGCCAAAGGCAGCACTCCAGGCATGTTCAATCTTCCAGTCAGTCTGTATGTGACCAGTCAAGGGGAGGTGCTGGTTGCTGACCGTGGTAACTACCGCATACAAGTCTTTACTCGCAAAGGATTTTTGAAGGAGATCCGCCGCAGCCCCAGTGGCATTGATGGCTTTGTGCTAAGCTTCCTGGGGGCTGATTTGCCCAATCTCACTCCTCTCTCAGTGGCCATGAACTGCCATGGGCTGATTGGTGTGACTGACAGCTATGACAACTCCCTCAAGGTATATACCTTGGATGGCCACTGCGTGGCCTGTCATAGAAGCCAGCTGAGCAAACCATGGGGTATCACAGCCCTGCCATCTGGTCAGTTTGTGGTAACTGATGTAGAAGGGGGAAAGCTTTGGTGTTTCACTGTTGACCGAGGAGCAGGGGTGGTCAAATACAGCTGCCTCTGCAGTGCTGTGCGGCCCAAGtttgtcacctgtgatgctgaagGCACCGTCTACTTCACCCAGGGCTTAGGCCTCAATCTGGAGAATCGGCAGAATGAGCACCACCTGGAGGGTGGCTTCTCCATTGGCTCTGTGGGTCCTGATGGGCAGCTGGGTCGCCAGATCAGCCACTTCTTCTCAGAGAATGAGGACTTCCGCTGCATTGCTGGCATGTGTGTGGATGCTCGTGGTGACCTCATCGTGGCTGACAGTAGTCGCAAGGAAATCCTCCATTTTCCTAAGGGTGGGGGCTTTAGTGTCCTGATTCGAGAGGGACTCACCTGTCCTGTGGGCATTGCCCTCACTCCTAAGGGACAGCTGCTAGTCTTGGATTGTTGGGATCATTGTATCAAGATCTACAGCTATCATCTGAGAAGATATTCCACCCCCTAG